Within the uncultured Draconibacterium sp. genome, the region TTGTAATGATTCTCCATACTTTTCAGCATTTCTTTGCGAAGTTTTTCCACTTGCAATCCGAGGGCAAGACCATAATAACGCGTAACCAGTTCGGTTAGCAGAACACCTTCGGCATGGCGTAATTCCTGCTGGCTAATATCCAGGTTTACTTCGGCAGCCTGGTTGGCTCCGTTGATTTTGCTTCCGGCATAAATTGGCATTGCAAAACTCGCTGTCAGCAATGCAAAATTCTTTTCCTGAATAATCTCATCCCAGTCGTGGGCTGCAATCTGTTCACCTCCTTCAAGTAATTGCTGACGTACGATTTCGGTACTCATATCGTCGCTTAAGTAAGGATAAAGTGTATTTGTTGCCGGATCGGGATTTGGTACGCCGCTAAAAACACCGTAATTACCAAGTGTTTCGTACAGCGGACTGATGGCTTCACCAACAGGAGTTAAATCGAGATGCAAAGGATCGGACATTGTCACGGCCGTTGCATTTAGCGAAACCTGTGGCAAACGCATTCCTTTCTTCGATTTGATCTCAAATTCTTTTTGCCGAATCTCTTCCTTTTGGCGTAACAGTGCCGGATTTTGTTCCAGCATTATTTGCATCGCCTGATCGAATGACAACAATTGATCCGGTGATTGCCCGTGAACCTTTACTCCCACTGCTAAAAGCAGCAGGAATAACAAGACTGTTTTCTGTTGTTTAATTGTTTTCATTTCTAGTATTGTAAGCTGTATTTTGTTGTATTATTAATTCCATATCTCTGAGGTGTTTACTATTTCAAGAACTTAAAAATCAGTTTTAACAAATGATGAATATCTTCTTCGGCAATAATATCCTGATCGCGATATTTGTATTTTTGATTGATAAACTGAATGGTGGTTATTATCAATATCAGGTACATATCGCTAACGATGAGTGTCTTGTCCAAATCATTTGTTGACCGTCCCATTTGCATAAGTTTATCGAGTAGCATTTGTGTGTTTTCCTGAATATGTTTATCAATTACAAAATTATAATCGTTGGTAAGCACGTATAAAAATTTTACCCGGATTGGCTCCTTGTTCGCAGATTCTACGAAGTGGCGAATTATATTTTCAATGGTTTCATGAAAGGGTTTACCCTGTTCGATTAGCTTTTCGAACATGCCGAACACTTCGCTGTAAACCTCTTGCAAAATGGCATTTACCAGTTCGTACTTACCTTTGTAATGCATGTAAAAATAGCCCGAAGCAACTTGTGCATCTTTTGAAATTAATGCAACCGAAGCTCCTCCAAAACCATAGTCAACAACCATTTTCATGGTCGACTGTTTCAACCTTTCAATTTTTGTTTGATCTGTAATCCGCGCCATATCCCCCAATAAATAAATGAACGTTCATTCATTTATACAAATGTAGTTGCTTTTTGGAAATGACAGGTAGTGTTATTAAAGAAAATATGAGAATTTAGGATGAGATAACATAAAACTAATTTCGATTTTATAGAATCACGTGAAATTACAGGTGGATAGGCAAATAAGATATTTTATTCCGAAGTTTACAAACCAATCATTAGCAAGATGCTGTTGGTATCGGGCGGATTTTACTCTTTGGCTTAGCCCAAATAGTAAACAGAAAACCCAAGGCGACATCCACTTCGCTCGATAAAGCTACTCGATGCCGGCTAAAATTCCTGAAACTTCCCGATGCTACGATCGGGACAGGCTGTCGTACCTCCTCAAACAACAGTAATTTTTTAACGCCGTCACCGCTTGTTTTCCGGCTCACCGGCCGAGGCGAAGCTCCGATGTAGCTTTTGATTTGTGCAAAGGATAAATCAAATTAACGAGCACAAAAAACCGGATTTAAATGAATCCGGTTTTCAATTAAAATATCGTTTGTTTAAACAAAAAGCTTCGCATTAATATTATCGATACTTGCTTTCACTCCTTCAAAAGGTAAGCCGTTACCCTGGTTGTCATCTTCAACAAAGAAGTATTTCATACCCGCAGTTTCGCGTGCATCGTAAATACGCTTGTAATCCGCAACCCCGGCACCAACAGATACAATATCGTCTTTGTCTACGGTGTAAAATGGTTCAACAACCTCGTCGCCCATACCTTTAAAGTGAAGCAGTTGGAAACGTCCGGGATATTTGTTGAACATTTCAACAGGATCCTGACCGGCTTTTATTGCCCAGTAACAATCCAACTCCATGGTAATCAAGTCGGCATCCATTTCTTTCAGGAATACATCATAGTAAGGGACTATTCCGTCGGTTGGTTTAAACTCGAAGTTATGGTTGTGGTAACCAAACTGAATACCTACATTTTTCATGATTTCACCCACTTTATTCCACTCAGCAATCATCCTTTTATAGGTATCTATTTGTCGATCTTTTTCTTCTATCCAAGGCTGAACGCAATACTCAATACCAATTTCGGCATGTGCATCGGCCATTTGTTGAGCACTTGCAGTAGTAATACCTTCAGCTTCAACACTGGTATGGCTACTAACTACTTTCATTCCATTGTCCTCAACCATTTTCTGGAATTCTTTTGGTGCTACGCCATAAAATTTACCATCTGCATAAGAGGCCATTTCAACAAATTTGTAGCCCATGTCGGCAATTTTCTTTAACGAACCAGCCGCATCAGCTGTCATTGCATCGCGGATGCTGTACAGTTGCAGGCCAACTCCCATTCCGGTTGCAGCTTTAACCGCCTCTGCAGCTTGTTCAACTGGTTTTTTACCACCCGAGCCACAAGCATAAGTTCCCAGTGCCAAAACACCAACTGTACCTGCCGTCGAAATTCTCAGAAATTCTCTTCTATTCTTCATGATTCTTGCTTTAGTTAGTTATACTGTATAAAATTTATTTAACTTAAAAACTCTAAAAATAATGAGATATTTTTTTGAAAGGGACTAAAATTATAAAGATTTTGCAGAAAATACCAAAAACGATTCAATATGTCGCTTTAACACAAAAACAATTAATACTGGGTTGCATGCCCTTATCGCACTTATACTTCGGAAAAAGATGCTGATGAATTAAAACGGAAAACCGAGGCTAAAATGAAAACGCGACTCGTTATCCTGATTATTACCCGAAATTAATAACTGTATCGGCCCCATTAGGGAATCGTACTTTAATCCGAAATTATAGCCCCAAATATTATCGCCAAATGGCTGTGTTGTAAGATGATCGAACAAATCTTCATAAGTATCGGCAGTGGCAGCCACATTAACTATTGTAGTTATGTAAAGTCCTGAAGCTATTTCCCAACTTAATGATGATTTCGCAAGCGCATAGTTGTAGGTGTAAATCTCGGCAAGATTATAACCCGCCAGGTCTTTAAACTGTAGTTTACCGGGGCCAAATTGCGATCCTCCCAACATATAAAGTCCGTTGGTACCCGAATCTTCCGTACTAAAACCGGCTCCCACCTCAAAATTATAAGTAAGCTTACGGGCAAATGTTTTATACCAGTTATGATTGATTGTTAAGGTTGCATACGGATCATTAATTTCTCCAATTAAATAATCTTTCGGCTCTACAGTATTTAAGTCCATTTTGCTGTTGGCCGACAAAATATGCTGGAACCCAATATTCAGTTTTATTCCTCTTTTCGGAAAATAAAGATCGTCGGTGGTATTTACCTTATAGTACACCTGATAGCCCCAGTCGTGTGATTTCAGGTTATCGAAATCAGCTTCCGGATAAATCGTCTGCAAGTCAGCACGCGGTGTTAACCGGTTGTATTTATAAAATGCGCTGCCTCCCAATTGATGATTTAGTCCAAACAAATACTCCAGTCCGTAACCTCCACCAAAATAACCTCGCTTATAATTCCCCAAACGTTTTCCGGCATCGTAAAACGGAAGTTTATAGCTGTAAGTATTCATAAAGAAATAGTCGGACAGGCGTTGTTTCTTACCAACAAACTTATTCAGTTTGATTTCCAT harbors:
- a CDS encoding TetR family transcriptional regulator codes for the protein MARITDQTKIERLKQSTMKMVVDYGFGGASVALISKDAQVASGYFYMHYKGKYELVNAILQEVYSEVFGMFEKLIEQGKPFHETIENIIRHFVESANKEPIRVKFLYVLTNDYNFVIDKHIQENTQMLLDKLMQMGRSTNDLDKTLIVSDMYLILIITTIQFINQKYKYRDQDIIAEEDIHHLLKLIFKFLK
- a CDS encoding sugar phosphate isomerase/epimerase; protein product: MKNRREFLRISTAGTVGVLALGTYACGSGGKKPVEQAAEAVKAATGMGVGLQLYSIRDAMTADAAGSLKKIADMGYKFVEMASYADGKFYGVAPKEFQKMVEDNGMKVVSSHTSVEAEGITTASAQQMADAHAEIGIEYCVQPWIEEKDRQIDTYKRMIAEWNKVGEIMKNVGIQFGYHNHNFEFKPTDGIVPYYDVFLKEMDADLITMELDCYWAIKAGQDPVEMFNKYPGRFQLLHFKGMGDEVVEPFYTVDKDDIVSVGAGVADYKRIYDARETAGMKYFFVEDDNQGNGLPFEGVKASIDNINAKLFV